Sequence from the Pontibacter pudoricolor genome:
TTGGCTACGCAAACCCGGCCGGGCCATTCCCGGTGAAAGGTGCTTTCATGAAGGACGGGCAGGCTGCTTTAAACCCGCAGTTTGAGTGGACCGGCGGGGGCTATGTTTCGAACACGGCAGACCTGGCAATCTGGGCCAAGGCTTACTATAACCTTAAAAGTATATCTCCGGCTTTACGCAACCAAATGCGACAGGGCGTAGCTGCCAATACCGGCAAAGACCACCAGTATGGTTTAGGCATGCAGATCAGGCCGGGTGGTGCTGCAGGCATGGGTTACGGGCATAGCGGCTGGTTTCCGGGTTACCTGACAGATGCGGAATATTTCCCGGAACCGGACCTGGCAATGGCCATTCAGTTTAACACCGATAATTTCCGGTTCCTGAAAAAAACACCGCACGCTTACCTGCTGGATATGGCAAAAATCATCACCCCTGCCCTGCAGAACCCATAAAGTATAGCTCAGCCCAGCACGCTACACTTCTATCAGTATTTTTCAGGAATACATAAAGTCGGGCACCGTTTACGCGGTGCCCTTCTATACCTATATCCAATCGATAACCTTATTTATGAAATTTCCGCTGCTTGCCACAGGCCTGTGCTTTATACTTGCCACCAATGCGTTTGCACAGCTAACAGGCACATTAAAAGATGAGAAAGGCGTTGCCCTGCCCTACGCCAATGTAGCCGTTCTGCAATTACCCGATTCTATGGGCGTAACCGGTGCCATGACCAATGAAGACGGTTCATTTTTAATTCAAACACCAAAACCGGGCAATTATATCCTGCGAATCAGCACTCTGGGTTATACCCAACTATACACTGCTGCATTCCGGGTGGGCGACAGTTCGTTTAGGAAAAACTTTGGGGTTGTCGTCTTAAAAGAGGACGCCAGGTCATTGCGCGAAGTAACTGTAAGAACGACACGGCCTGCAATTACCGTTGAATCTGATAAAATAGTAGTGAGCGTGGCAGGCACAGCCTTAGCAGCAGGCAGCACCGCGTTTGAAGTGCTGGAGAAAGCACCGGGTGTATTTATTGACCAGGATGGCAACATTCAGCTAAACGGCAAAGCGGGCGCCAACGTGATGATTGATGGCAGGCTCACTTATTTTTCGGGGAAGGAATTGCAAAGTTACCTGGAGGCCATGTCTGCTGAAAACATAAAAGAGATTGAAGTGATCTCAAATCCTTCGGCAAAGTATGAAGCGGCCGGAAGTTCCGGTATCATCAATATTAAACTGAAACAAAACACCCGCCTGGGCCTGAATGGTAGTTTAAATGCCGGCTACCAGTATAACGGTGCTTCGGGATACGCTGCGGGGATGAACCTGAACTATAAAGCAGGCAACTGGAGTTCTTTTCTAAATCTGGACATGGCCGAGCGGCCGCGCCTGCGCGAAGGAGTCATGATCCGGGAATTTCACGCCAACGGGGCAGATGCCCGCTTTCACCAGCTGCGCGATGAAACCTTAAAAACACACACACCTGCCCTGCGTTTTGGCACTGATTATGACCTGAATGCACGCCATAGCCTGGGAGCTGTTGTGAACCTAAGCATGAATACCATGGACCGTGCTTTTTACTCCGGCACCGACATGAACGACCGGAAAACCGGAAAGCATACATTTGTAGCGGCCGGTAACTTTAACGATAACCGCAGCACCAACCATGCTTTTAACCTGCATTACAACGGCCGGCTCGATACCGTGGGTACTACCCTGGCGCTAAGTATGGATTACATTCAGCTACAGAACAAGGCTAATGCTCGCTACGAGAACCAGTACCGGAACCTTCACGACAACACGACAACCGACGAGCTGCTGCGTACCTATAACCCCGGCTTTTACCACATTTACTCCGCCAACGCGGACTATAGTATGAAAGCCTGGCAAAATGCAACGCTGGAGGCAGGCCTGAAAGCAAGCCACGTGGTGTCAGATAATGAACTCAGTTTTTATGAAGTGAAAGAGGAACAGGAAGAGCTTGACGAGAACAGGAGCAACCATTACCGCTACACCGAAAGTATACTGGCGGGTTATGTGAACCTGAACACCAACCTAAGTGATACATGGAAATTGCAGGCTGGCCTGCGCGGCGAGCAGACTTTAGGCAAAGGAAAACCCGAAGCAGCAAACGCCATCCGCAAACATTATTTTAATCTTTTTCCGGGCCTGTTTTTAACCCAGCAGGTAAGCCCGCAATACCAGGTAACCTATAGTTACAGCAGCCGCATCGACAGGCCCAACTACCGCTCGCTCAACCCATTCATTTTTTACCAGGACCCTTATAGCTGGGCAGAAGGCAACCCGGAACTGCGGCCACAATTCACCAGCATTTTTCAGGTAAACCAGCTGTTGCACAACACTTATAGTTTGCAGCTTGGTTATGCTCATACTAAGGACTTTTTTGCCGAAGTGCCCGAGCAGCATTCCGAAGATAACACCACGGTTTACAAAGAACGCAACATTGATAAATCCGAGAACTATAGCGCCACGCTAATCGCACCTGTCAAGCTTCTTCCGGGATGGGATGTGAGCAAC
This genomic interval carries:
- a CDS encoding outer membrane beta-barrel protein, with protein sequence MKFPLLATGLCFILATNAFAQLTGTLKDEKGVALPYANVAVLQLPDSMGVTGAMTNEDGSFLIQTPKPGNYILRISTLGYTQLYTAAFRVGDSSFRKNFGVVVLKEDARSLREVTVRTTRPAITVESDKIVVSVAGTALAAGSTAFEVLEKAPGVFIDQDGNIQLNGKAGANVMIDGRLTYFSGKELQSYLEAMSAENIKEIEVISNPSAKYEAAGSSGIINIKLKQNTRLGLNGSLNAGYQYNGASGYAAGMNLNYKAGNWSSFLNLDMAERPRLREGVMIREFHANGADARFHQLRDETLKTHTPALRFGTDYDLNARHSLGAVVNLSMNTMDRAFYSGTDMNDRKTGKHTFVAAGNFNDNRSTNHAFNLHYNGRLDTVGTTLALSMDYIQLQNKANARYENQYRNLHDNTTTDELLRTYNPGFYHIYSANADYSMKAWQNATLEAGLKASHVVSDNELSFYEVKEEQEELDENRSNHYRYTESILAGYVNLNTNLSDTWKLQAGLRGEQTLGKGKPEAANAIRKHYFNLFPGLFLTQQVSPQYQVTYSYSSRIDRPNYRSLNPFIFYQDPYSWAEGNPELRPQFTSIFQVNQLLHNTYSLQLGYAHTKDFFAEVPEQHSEDNTTVYKERNIDKSENYSATLIAPVKLLPGWDVSNNLVAGYQKNKLFLKEEEIQNSQLYWMLQSTHIVLLPWGIQLQATAGYNSPSNYGVYQFKCQWWLDAGLKRSFMQEKVDVTLGATDIFRTRDMRGDASYNGDVFRFVNYFMVRSIKLNLRYNFQHGQDFKARSRGIKLDELNRAGGQ